The following DNA comes from Nicotiana sylvestris chromosome 10, ASM39365v2, whole genome shotgun sequence.
ttgttgctcttgttgctattgttgctccgtgtttggcacttgttgtgtagccaatttggagaacttttgtaaccctcttattgttatagtggagctttttgaatctttgtgatcccgtggtttttaccttcgatttgaagggttttccacgttaaaatttggtgttctttattttctttattttcgggtttgcctcttcctTGACATAATAATATAAACTGTACTAAACAAGTCCAGTGCGACAAGCTTTGACTAAGAAGACTGCTGGTATGAAGATGTATCTCAAATCTCCCATGTAGGAAGCCACTCATCCAACCAACTTAGCCAACTTTGCGGGCTATTATATGATAGGTTGGAATCTAATTTTTCAGTCTTCTGAAAAATCTTTAGAAATGGAGGAGACCAAGTGAATGTAGTGCACTAAAAAGGCAAAACTTTGGAAATTCAATCATTGGATTTCGATTCCAATCGATCGAACTCTTCTTAAGAGTCTTGACCACATCCCAAGAAATCACAAGATTGATCTAATCTAATTGACTTTTTATGATTTGTTGTTTGCCATTTTGGTCTTCTCCTTTTtccccttttcctcttctttcttttgctttatgcATACATTATACTGTGTTACTTATAGATCAAATGGATGTGGTTATAGCTTTTAAGAAAGCCAATTCTTTTCCTCCTTTTTATCACACTAATCTTCTATTTTTTTGCAATATAGTACAAGAATTATGTAACTTTTTAATAGTTTCTACGTTCGTGTgttgattaaagggaaaaagaagaaaagagaggtaaTTAAAGAAACCCACCCCATGCTACTCAGTACTCAGCTGGTGGGTGGATGAAGAATGGTGTCAATCATATAAGCACGAAGCTAGACTCAAAGACTGATTTTGTTGAATTTGACGAGTTTAAcctttatatttttatctttgAATCTATTAAACTTTTAATGAGGTTCAAAATTTTATTTGTTGGATCAGGAATAATAAATAAAATGGAAACAAGATAAAATCTTATATCAAAACGACTTCTGGCATTACCGGAAGGATCGAAACCACATTTGTAGGCCGACAATTTTTCTGGATAGGTCGAACTATTGGAAGAAAATAGAAAAGGAAGATCGAGCGGGAGCAAAGAAACTAGCGGACTGATCACTAAATAGATACAAATAGATGCAAATTCTGAAATTATAGTGATGTTTTTCAAATTTATTTGTGCTATGTGTGCGTAAAGCTGAGTTCAGTTAACCCTTCATATAGTGTATACGCCTGCATAGGAAAATGTTTGTTTCAGTTGAACCTTAAAAGGACAATTTGATGTATTAAACTCTTGTTATGTGTGAGATCCAGAAGAGATTCGGCCCATATTAAATTTATTGCACATAATCTTACCTTATATTTCTACCAGAGGTTTTCACGACTAGAACCGTGATGTTAGTTGAACCTCAATATGGTCAAATATGCCTTTGATGTTGGATACTTCTCGGCCTTAGCATAACAAAAGAGTCAGTTACTCAAATAGTCACTCAACTATCCAaaattatctcctaaagtcacttttcttttgtttgtaacaacaaagtcactgaactatgcttattgcactcagaaggtcactcaactagatttttcaaattttggattgccaaatatctattttaccctctaaattataaacatttatcttctttatattttttttaaaactttttagtattaacaacaaaaattcaaaaatttatttacacaatttagaatgaaagaaaataaaggttgtaaaatatatatttcacGCACGTAaagaaataattatttttatattacgtgcatggaatatatattttataacctttattttctttcattctgaattgtgtaaataactttttgaatttttgttcttaatactaaaattattattactaataaattattctaattaatttttttactatGCTCGTTATTTTGTTATTCCGGCATTATATATActtaaatactttttattttttaatttataaataatatttatttattctatagataagtccataatgtaaattaaaaagggaaaaatcataatattaaaaagtttaaaaagttaaaaaataaataaaaagaagataaatatttataatttagagggtaaaataggtatttgacactccaaaatttgaaaaatctagttgagtgaccttttGAGTGCAATAGGTatagttcagtgactttgttgttacaaatgaaAGAAAAGTAACTTTAGGAGATAATTTTAAATAGTTGAAtgaccatttgagtaatggactcaaaatgtgatcataaagtcttagAATGATAATATATATACCTTTCTTGGCTCTTCAGCTAACAATAGAGTACAGAATCTATTCTTATTAGTTAATCGTCCTCATACCAGCCTTACATATGCTACAAATTTcaaccatttcatttccattttcttgGATAAATGAACttgttcctttttctttttgtatgtATAAAGGTAAATAAATTCCAACGATTCGTATAGTTGATTCTTAAATGAGATATGAACTTGGTTATTGCAAATTCTATGCAATGGAAGGGTCCCAATGAATAATTCTTCCAAGTTTGATGCCATTTCATTATTATCTGTCAAACATAGCAACTTTTacattaaaataataataactgtTTGATTTCATTCCTCTCTCTTTTGGGTGGTCGTGATCATATGCATAGTTCATATCAAGCATATACTTGTAGGACATCTGATAATTCAAAGATTGAACAAGACataggaaaatcacaaaaattaagAGTTTGGATTATGGCATAATTTGAATATTAGTTCTATTAAAAGGGGCTGGTTTTGCTCCACTCTTATCTTAACGTATAATTAAATTAGTACTTCTTGATAACATAAATACGGCAAAGTTTGTCCTAAAAATCTATTACTAGATTCTTTGATTCCTTCATCtctaaaaaacaacaaaaagaagctgccaaaaaagaaagaaatacaacaaaaaaagaattattaacatacaagaaagaagaaaataattGTTTTAAAGAATCCTTTTTCAATATCTCCAAAAAAGAAAATACCAATCaaagcaatccatattatcaaAGGCTCCTCTTAAATTTTTAGCAAAAAGTTAGTTCCCATTATATATAATGGTGGGGTTGCCTATTTTCAGTAGGGGAATCAAAGCGAAAGAGAGAGAAATATAAGAAGGAAAAACAGGAAGGTAAAAACAAATTAAAcacttttttctccttttctctcCTTTTGAGACTTAAATTGAAGTGTGTTTTGCTTTCTTTGTTTTTGCTGTATCAAAGATTCTCTCACACCCTTTCaagtcaaagaagaagaaaaaaaaagttcgGTGCACTAAGCTTCTGCCATGCGCGAGGTTCGGGGAAGGACcgaaccacaagggtctatcgtaTGTAGTCTTATCctgtatttctgcaagaggctatttccacGGTTCGAACCTGTGActtcctggtcacatgacaacaattTTACCAGTTACACCAAGGCTCCCTTCAAGtcaaacaaagagaaagaaaattacttggaaataaaagaaaataaaataaaggaaaagtttGATATGAAATGGGAAATGGGAAGAAAAGAAGGGCCACAGCTCATAAGGCATATATTCctttctcaacatatgtttccAGATATGGAGTGAGAACAACATGGGACACCCTTAACTACTTCCCAATTATATATACTACTAGTTTTCCCACATTTTTTAGGCACAAAACAACCTCTTTTCCATGTTTCAATCCACTACACATATTGTACCTTGTTATCCTAGTAAGttgtaaaacaacaacaacaaaagaaaaaacaatgGCTCTTCAAAATGCACAACAAAATAAGGATATGAACTTAATTTTGTCAAGTGATGCTAAGCCTAGATTAAAATGGACTCCTGATCTCCACCAACGATTCGTCGATGCAGTCGCTCAACTAGGAGGTCCAGAGAGTGAGTACTGTTGCTCGAATTCTCTAAAAATGTTGTTGCACCCTGTTAAATCCTCCATAATTTTGGAGGATTCGACACAGGTGTAACTGTCTTGTTATCGATTCTAACATTGTTATTTGATTGACAATGCAGAGGCAACACCAAAATCATTGATGAGAGTGATGAATATACATGGGCTAACTTTATATCACCTCAAGAGTCATTTGCAGGTAATTGTCTCATTGTCACGTTacaaccacaacaacaaaaaacctagTAAAAATCTCCGtagggtctggagagggtagtatATATACGCAGACACTCACTGATTGATTAGTACTCTTTTTGCTGTACAGAAATATCGTCTTGGGAAAAGTCAAGCCACTGATCAATCTTTTGATGCCAACAAACAAGAAGGTAAGTTGAAGTTGTTTGCAATAGTACCTGAAGATAGAAAGGAAAATGAAATCTCAAGAGGCTTAAATCAGAGGACTTATTTTGATGCAGAATTCAGAGAGCCTCAGAGTGATAAGTTATCTTTGGACAATTGTGATGGAGCTCAGAATCAAATGAATGAGTAATGACAGTTTCCCATTGAATGCAATAAAGTAATATAGAAAACAAAGCAATAACAGCATCTCACTAGTTAAAATTTTTGTCAGGAGTTGGAAAATAGCTAGAGCTTTacaaatgcaaatggaggtacAGAGGAAACTTCATCAACAGATTGAGGTAAATTTATCTAATATGATTATTAGCTTATGTTCATGTGCATAATTTTATGTGTATGAGGATCCAACATAAATTTGACTAGTTTTATGTTGGTTGTGTCAGTCTACCGCAAACCTCCTCCTTTGTACGGGTTTGGAATCGGAAATGTGAGTAAGCTCACACCAGCGAAATCTACTCACGTTAGCGGTCCTGAGCCAAGATAAAAGAGGAGGGTTGTAGCAGTCTAACGATCAACGTAAAACTAGTTAATTTCCTCACATCTGTACAAATTTTTAatcttgtaatttttatttttatattgtaTAATATTTGATTAAAACAGCCGTGGAAATAGCCTCTTACAGAAAtatagggtaaggctgcgtacagtagacccttgtggtccgacccTTCCCCGGACTCCgaacatagcgggagcttagtacaCCAAGCTGACCTTTTTATTTGATTGAGATGAGCTTAAATTGTGCGATATATttagtgaggattcatatagtcAACCCCAACTTGCTTGGGATTAAtgcattattgttgttgtttgttgttgttgttgtgtatttataAATTTGTATGTATGTTAGGTACAAAGACATTTACAACTAAGGATGGAAGCTCAAGGCAAGTATTTACAATCAGTTTTGAAGAAAGCACAAGAAACACTAGCAGGATATGATACTTCCTCAGTTGGAGTAGAACTTGCTAAAGCTGAACTCTCTCAATTAGTTTCAATGGTTAACATGGGTTGTTGTCCAACTTCTCCATTATCAGCAATAACAGAAATTGATGGTTCAATTTCAAAAGATACAGAGAGAAAACAATTGAATGGTGAAATCTTGTGTTCACTTGAAAGTTCTTTAACATCTTCTGAGAGCTCAGGATGGAAAGAAGATCAGAATAATACGCGGAACACGAATACTTCTATTGCTCTCTCATTGAATccagaaactaaagaaaaaaagagaagaagaaataaCATTTGTGATGATATATGTGTTGAACAACCATCTCGTAAAAGATGCCACAATCAAAGAAGTGAAAATTTGGCCAAGATTGAATTTTTGGAGACCATTGATTTGAATAAGTGCCCAAATGAATATAAACATGGTCCAAAAGTTATAGACTTGAACAACAAGGAAGTAGAGCAATTTCAAAGGCTATAGTTAGTGTATTTGGTAATTTCATTAATAGATATATGCTTATAAGCTCAAGGGCTGCCTGGTGCACTAAGTTTCTGTTATATACGGGGTCCAAGGAAGAGCTGGACCGCAAGGATCTATTGTCCGCAgctttaccctgcatttctgcatgAGGCTGTTA
Coding sequences within:
- the LOC104226747 gene encoding myb family transcription factor PHL8-like, with translation MALQNAQQNKDMNLILSSDAKPRLKWTPDLHQRFVDAVAQLGGPEKATPKSLMRVMNIHGLTLYHLKSHLQKYRLGKSQATDQSFDANKQEEFREPQSDKLSLDNCDGAQNQMNESWKIARALQMQMEVQRKLHQQIEVQRHLQLRMEAQGKYLQSVLKKAQETLAGYDTSSVGVELAKAELSQLVSMVNMGCCPTSPLSAITEIDGSISKDTERKQLNGEILCSLESSLTSSESSGWKEDQNNTRNTNTSIALSLNPETKEKKRRRNNICDDICVEQPSRKRCHNQRSENLAKIEFLETIDLNKCPNEYKHGPKVIDLNNKEVEQFQRL